In the genome of Segatella copri, one region contains:
- a CDS encoding SHOCT domain-containing protein produces the protein MKRQNDLDFGGAIVLTVVFAIMAIFSYTTDKSGNPIAIIPAVGVVVGLVMAVNAKNKASNRKARKEQQDIFAQTLDYDDCFGNGDLKLYFNSQKQDVTVCATTNEGRNTQVVRDFSVTETVKTDSYIVSYDATHNKILRIKNNNGNIMLKEFNLNYTLKKWNVILKKSTPAVKAYNDYAFITDDVNEFVAIVTPTSMHLHRYSDIVSITYEENGNDMYNKSLGGAVVGGLLFGGVGAIVGSNTAKAVKNKKIERMSIKILLKSTSDPTILLEIYNSRNDGAILETKKDADKIFYEGLMKEVTGIKDIFSIIIDIVDKSSASQNQQISVSASNSIADELTKLVQLKDAGVLTEEEFQAQKAKLLQ, from the coding sequence ATGAAAAGACAAAATGATTTGGATTTTGGTGGAGCTATAGTTCTTACCGTAGTTTTTGCTATTATGGCTATATTTTCTTACACTACAGATAAGTCAGGAAATCCTATAGCTATAATACCCGCTGTTGGTGTAGTTGTAGGTTTAGTCATGGCTGTTAATGCCAAGAATAAAGCTTCTAACCGAAAGGCAAGAAAAGAACAACAGGACATTTTTGCCCAAACGCTGGATTACGATGATTGTTTTGGAAATGGTGACTTAAAATTATATTTTAATTCCCAAAAACAGGACGTGACCGTATGCGCTACAACTAATGAAGGTAGAAATACACAAGTAGTTAGAGATTTTTCTGTTACGGAAACGGTGAAAACAGATAGTTACATCGTATCTTATGATGCTACTCATAACAAGATTTTGCGTATAAAGAATAACAATGGCAATATAATGCTTAAAGAATTCAATCTCAATTACACTTTGAAAAAATGGAATGTTATATTGAAGAAATCTACTCCAGCAGTAAAGGCATATAATGATTATGCTTTCATTACTGATGATGTCAATGAATTTGTTGCTATCGTGACTCCTACAAGTATGCATCTGCACCGATATTCTGATATCGTAAGCATTACGTATGAAGAAAATGGTAATGATATGTACAATAAGTCTCTCGGTGGAGCTGTTGTTGGTGGTTTGCTTTTTGGTGGTGTTGGTGCTATCGTTGGTAGTAATACTGCAAAGGCTGTCAAAAACAAGAAAATCGAAAGGATGTCTATAAAAATATTGCTCAAGAGTACTTCTGATCCCACAATTTTGCTTGAAATTTACAATTCAAGAAATGATGGAGCGATTCTTGAAACCAAGAAAGATGCTGATAAAATATTCTATGAAGGGTTGATGAAAGAGGTTACAGGCATAAAAGACATTTTTTCCATCATCATAGATATAGTTGATAAGAGTAGTGCAAGCCAAAACCAGCAGATAAGTGTCTCTGCATCAAATAGTATTGCTGATGAACTTACCAAATTGGTGCAGCTCAAGGATGCTGGAGTTCTTACGGAAGAAGAATTCCAGGCACAGAAAGCAAAATTATTGCAATAA
- a CDS encoding ATP-binding protein yields the protein MIIKRDYYLQQLISSKSNNLIKIVTGIRRSGKSFLLFNLFHNHLIETGISEDHIIEIALDDRLNKNLRDPDVILRHIHERIVDDKLYYIILDEVQMIDEFTDVLNSLLHIRNADVYVTGSNSRFLSKDVVTEFRGRGDEIHLFPLSFAELYNSVGGDKFELWKSYYTYGGLPGILELDSDKKKAAYLRSLHETVYLKDIIERNNLKNSEEFMELMRVMASGIGSPCNPSKLENTFKSVKNETLDRKTISKYLSYMEDAFLIEKSMRYDIKGRKYIGTLSKYYFQDIGLRNALLNFRQVEENHIMENVIYNELRLRGFCVDVGMVEARTAKERKQLEVDFVANMADRRYYIQSAFAMPDDAKREQECASLKRIDDSFKKIIIMRDDIKPYHDNNGFYIVGLMDFLLKPDLMEQL from the coding sequence ATGATTATAAAAAGAGATTATTATTTACAGCAACTCATATCGAGCAAGTCTAACAATCTCATAAAGATTGTAACTGGAATTAGAAGAAGCGGCAAATCGTTTCTTCTCTTCAACTTGTTTCACAATCATTTGATTGAAACAGGAATAAGTGAAGACCATATAATAGAAATTGCATTAGATGATCGCCTCAACAAGAATTTGCGTGACCCTGATGTTATTCTACGACATATTCATGAACGTATCGTAGATGACAAACTCTACTATATCATATTGGACGAAGTACAAATGATAGATGAGTTTACCGATGTGCTGAATAGCCTTTTGCATATTCGCAATGCTGATGTATATGTCACAGGAAGTAACTCCAGATTTCTATCCAAAGATGTGGTTACAGAGTTTCGGGGACGTGGTGATGAAATTCACCTATTCCCATTGTCTTTTGCTGAATTATATAATTCTGTAGGAGGAGACAAGTTTGAGCTGTGGAAAAGTTATTATACTTATGGTGGACTACCAGGTATATTGGAATTGGATAGTGACAAGAAGAAAGCTGCATACCTCCGATCTTTACACGAAACAGTGTATCTCAAAGATATAATAGAGAGGAACAACTTGAAAAACAGCGAAGAATTCATGGAGTTGATGCGTGTGATGGCTTCAGGTATAGGTTCTCCGTGCAATCCTAGTAAGTTGGAAAATACATTCAAAAGTGTAAAGAATGAAACGCTTGACAGAAAAACCATATCCAAATATCTTTCCTACATGGAAGATGCTTTTCTTATAGAGAAGTCAATGCGATATGACATAAAGGGCAGAAAATATATAGGTACACTTTCGAAATACTATTTCCAAGACATCGGACTACGCAATGCCTTACTGAATTTTAGACAAGTGGAAGAGAATCATATCATGGAAAACGTCATATACAATGAGCTTCGTTTACGAGGCTTTTGCGTTGATGTGGGTATGGTAGAGGCAAGGACTGCAAAAGAACGCAAACAACTGGAAGTGGATTTCGTTGCAAATATGGCAGACCGTAGATATTATATCCAATCAGCATTTGCAATGCCTGATGATGCAAAAAGAGAGCAAGAATGCGCTTCATTAAAAAGAATCGACGATTCCTTTAAGAAGATAATCATAATGCGCGATGACATAAAACCATATCATGACAACAATGGCTTTTATATTGTCGGGTTAATGGATTTCTTGCTAAAGCCAGATTTGATGGAACAATTATAG